One window of Mesorhizobium sp. WSM4904 genomic DNA carries:
- the nifN gene encoding nitrogenase iron-molybdenum cofactor biosynthesis protein NifN, translating to MARILPQTKSAAVNPLKSSQPLGAAFAFLGVDGAMPLFHGSQGCTSFALVLFVRHFKETIPLQTTAMDEVATILGAADHLEEAILNLKNRTKPKLIGVCTTALVETRGEDCASDIANIKLKHTQELAGTEVVLANTPDFDGAIEEGWAKAVTAMIKGITGSGERARQPKKIAILPGCNLTVADIEHMRDMVESFGLKPVILPDISGSLDGTVPDRWVATTYGGTSVEDIRELGTAMQCIAIGEHMRRPAKALHGLTGVPYVLFQSLTGLQDTDRFVSLLSAISGAAVPARVRRRRAQLQDAMLDGHFHFGGKKIAIAAEPDQLFQLATFFAGLGSEIAAAVTTTDRSKILEKVPAVSVQIGDLGDLESLAVGADLLVTHSHGRQASERLRIPLMRIGFPVFDRLGSQHKLAILYQGTRDMIFEVASIFQANQHAPTPEALDPLRNREISR from the coding sequence ATGGCCCGCATCCTTCCCCAGACCAAATCCGCGGCGGTGAACCCGCTGAAGTCGTCGCAGCCGCTGGGTGCCGCCTTTGCCTTTCTTGGGGTCGACGGCGCGATGCCGCTGTTCCACGGCAGCCAGGGATGCACAAGCTTCGCGCTCGTGCTCTTCGTACGGCACTTCAAAGAAACGATTCCATTGCAGACAACAGCGATGGATGAGGTGGCGACCATCCTCGGCGCTGCCGACCATCTTGAAGAAGCCATCCTCAACCTCAAGAACCGCACGAAGCCAAAGCTGATCGGGGTGTGCACGACCGCGCTGGTGGAGACGCGTGGCGAAGATTGCGCGAGTGATATTGCGAACATCAAGCTGAAGCACACGCAAGAGCTTGCGGGTACGGAGGTCGTGCTGGCCAACACGCCGGATTTTGACGGCGCGATCGAAGAGGGCTGGGCCAAGGCAGTCACCGCAATGATCAAAGGGATTACAGGCTCGGGCGAACGTGCGCGGCAGCCGAAGAAGATCGCGATCCTGCCCGGATGCAACCTCACTGTCGCCGACATCGAGCATATGCGTGACATGGTTGAAAGCTTTGGGCTCAAGCCGGTTATTCTGCCCGACATTTCAGGCTCGCTCGACGGTACGGTTCCTGACCGCTGGGTAGCGACCACATACGGCGGCACCAGCGTCGAAGACATTCGCGAGTTGGGCACGGCCATGCAATGCATCGCCATCGGTGAGCACATGCGCCGCCCGGCGAAAGCGCTGCACGGGTTGACCGGCGTGCCTTACGTGTTGTTCCAGTCACTGACTGGGCTGCAGGACACGGACCGCTTCGTGTCGCTGCTGTCTGCGATTTCGGGCGCGGCGGTACCGGCCCGCGTGCGCCGGCGCCGGGCGCAATTGCAGGACGCGATGCTCGACGGACATTTCCATTTCGGCGGCAAGAAAATTGCCATCGCTGCCGAACCAGACCAGCTGTTCCAACTTGCGACCTTCTTTGCTGGCCTCGGCTCCGAGATAGCCGCGGCCGTCACAACGACCGACAGGTCTAAAATTCTCGAGAAAGTCCCGGCGGTTTCGGTTCAGATCGGCGATCTCGGCGATCTGGAAAGTCTTGCCGTCGGTGCTGACCTGCTTGTCACGCATTCGCACGGGCGCCAAGCATCGGAGCGGCTCCGAATTCCGCTCATGCGCATCGGGTTCCCGGTCTTCGATCGACTAGGCAGCCAGCACAAGCTCGCAATTCTCTATCAGGGCACCCGCGACATGATCTTCGAGGTCGCCAGCATCTTCCAGGCCAACCAACACGCGCCCACTCCTGAGGCGCTTGATCCACTCCGTAATCGAGAAATATCACGATGA
- a CDS encoding SidA/IucD/PvdA family monooxygenase, protein MDLFCIGVGAGPSNLSLACQIQEEIAQGALFLDREVDFRGHPGSAFDCAELQVGHFQDLVTLVNPRSAYTFVNYLHENGRLYNFLNAQFHGVLRAEFAQYLNWAFQKNPLVRGGEAVREIRFDGEFRVRTDNAVLDARNLVIDIGKQAQIPPQFHGWTGPNLFHSSELAHINPEVQKKHVCVVGGGQSGAELLLHLVGRPKERRPAAITWVLTREMPFDDHAFTNGLFTPCFSDRFAAMSEVHRQLFLRRFALASEGISESKLRAVYQALYHHAFLEPHQCEITLRPSCNVSRCINAGAGHRLTLQRGLDNIGEVTADIVILATGYEKPLPGFLEPIADRLEQIGNELAIGEDFSVYWDGPRDRRLFVQNACLGQRGLADPNFGLLAWRARRILDSLLRRAPCANPEHLGFINRPLTECWPDLGVEQMGSGI, encoded by the coding sequence GTGGACCTCTTTTGTATTGGTGTGGGTGCTGGACCATCTAATTTGAGCCTTGCGTGTCAGATACAGGAAGAGATTGCGCAAGGGGCACTGTTCCTGGACCGGGAGGTCGATTTCCGAGGACATCCAGGCAGCGCTTTCGATTGCGCGGAGCTCCAGGTCGGCCACTTCCAGGATCTGGTTACTCTGGTCAATCCGCGATCAGCCTACACATTCGTAAACTACCTCCACGAGAACGGGCGTCTTTACAATTTCCTCAATGCGCAATTTCACGGGGTGCTTAGAGCCGAGTTCGCCCAATATCTCAACTGGGCGTTCCAGAAGAATCCGCTTGTCCGTGGCGGCGAGGCCGTTCGCGAAATCCGCTTTGACGGCGAGTTTCGCGTGCGGACGGACAACGCGGTCCTTGATGCAAGAAACCTCGTCATCGACATAGGCAAGCAGGCGCAAATTCCGCCTCAGTTTCATGGCTGGACTGGACCCAACCTGTTCCACTCATCTGAGTTGGCCCACATCAATCCTGAGGTGCAAAAAAAGCATGTCTGCGTTGTTGGCGGCGGACAGTCGGGAGCCGAGCTGCTACTGCACCTTGTCGGCCGGCCGAAAGAACGGCGGCCCGCGGCGATCACATGGGTCTTGACGCGCGAGATGCCTTTCGACGACCACGCGTTCACAAACGGGCTGTTCACGCCATGCTTCTCGGATCGTTTTGCTGCGATGAGCGAGGTGCATCGACAGCTGTTCCTGCGGCGTTTCGCGCTTGCCTCCGAGGGCATTTCAGAAAGCAAGTTGCGCGCGGTCTATCAGGCGCTCTACCACCACGCCTTTCTCGAGCCACACCAATGCGAGATCACATTGCGGCCAAGTTGCAACGTGTCGCGCTGCATCAATGCCGGAGCAGGGCACAGGCTCACGCTGCAACGCGGCTTGGACAACATCGGAGAAGTAACCGCCGATATCGTCATCCTGGCCACCGGGTACGAGAAACCGCTGCCGGGTTTCCTAGAACCGATCGCAGATCGCCTCGAACAGATCGGCAATGAGCTCGCCATCGGCGAGGATTTTTCGGTGTACTGGGACGGACCGCGAGACCGACGCCTTTTCGTTCAGAACGCCTGCCTTGGACAGCGCGGGCTGGCTGATCCGAACTTTGGGCTGCTGGCCTGGCGAGCGCGCCGCATCCTTGACAGCCTTCTGCGGCGCGCGCCATGCGCCAATCCCGAGCATCTAGGGTTCATCAACCGTCCCTTGACGGAGTGCTGGCCCGACCTCGGAGTCGAACAAATGGGCAGCGGGATATGA
- a CDS encoding NifX-associated nitrogen fixation protein, producing the protein MPDPAIPPAVAEDEAALCTPFVKCLVRLIRSQDSYGSWERKADAELLGDFIITKEQRRGIPIIGDPDPDVLWRLDKYYAAIGLAIEERCGLMASPMIQVSHEGFGRVLFTTGRLVVLSKTLRDVHRFGFETLLKLATAGTKLVDDAISVIETFPHVALA; encoded by the coding sequence ATGCCTGACCCCGCAATCCCCCCAGCTGTCGCCGAAGACGAGGCGGCTCTTTGCACCCCGTTCGTCAAATGCCTCGTGCGGCTGATCCGTTCTCAGGATTCCTATGGCTCGTGGGAACGCAAAGCGGACGCTGAGCTGCTGGGCGACTTCATCATTACCAAGGAACAGCGCCGAGGGATCCCAATCATCGGAGATCCCGATCCCGACGTGCTGTGGAGGCTCGACAAGTACTACGCCGCCATCGGGCTTGCGATCGAGGAGCGCTGCGGCCTTATGGCATCGCCGATGATCCAGGTGAGCCATGAGGGTTTTGGTCGGGTGCTTTTCACGACCGGACGGCTGGTCGTTTTGTCCAAAACGCTGCGCGATGTCCACCGGTTTGGCTTCGAGACGCTCCTGAAGCTCGCCACGGCCGGTACGAAGCTGGTCGACGATGCGATTTCAGTCATCGAAACCTTTCCCCACGTGGCGCTGGCATGA
- a CDS encoding DUF269 domain-containing protein → MGKSEIPHEPVGPAVHGDDEALASPFVKCLLRLIRTQDSFGLWEGHSDAELLAEFIITKQQQRAVPFGGDPDPDALWRLDMFYTAVALAIEERSGVSTSPTIEMKPVGASGGWAFCRDVHRFGFETFRKLAEAGTKLVDDATAAIEA, encoded by the coding sequence TTGGGGAAAAGCGAAATTCCTCATGAACCGGTTGGCCCTGCTGTCCACGGGGACGACGAGGCCCTTGCTTCCCCGTTCGTCAAATGCCTCCTGCGGCTCATTCGTACTCAGGATTCCTTCGGCTTATGGGAAGGCCATTCGGATGCCGAGCTGCTGGCCGAGTTCATCATCACCAAGCAACAGCAACGTGCGGTACCCTTTGGCGGCGATCCCGATCCTGACGCGCTGTGGAGGCTCGACATGTTTTACACCGCCGTAGCGCTTGCGATCGAGGAGCGCTCCGGCGTGTCGACGTCGCCGACAATAGAAATGAAACCCGTGGGGGCTTCCGGCGGTTGGGCGTTCTGTCGAGACGTCCACCGGTTCGGCTTCGAGACTTTCCGCAAACTTGCTGAGGCCGGTACGAAACTGGTCGACGATGCGACTGCAGCCATTGAAGCCTAG
- the nifE gene encoding nitrogenase iron-molybdenum cofactor biosynthesis protein NifE — translation MSSLSAKIKDAFDEPACDKNRGKDAKARKEGCSKSLTPGAAAGGCAFDGAKIVLQPITDVAHLVHAPLACEGNSWDNRGAVSSGPTLWRTSFTTDLTELDLVMGQGERKLFKAIREIKHTYAPPAIFVYSTCVTALIGDDIEAVCKRATEKFGLAVVPINAPGLAGSKNLGNKLAAEALLDHVIGTVEPDDPGPYDINILGEFNLSGEFWLVKPLLDRLGIRVRACIPGDARYRDIASAHRARAAMIVCSTALISLARKMEERWDIPFFEGSFYGISDTSQALRNLVRLLVRKGADPEILERTETLIAQQEAIAWKKLESYRQRLQGKRVLLNTGGVKSWSVVRALMEIGIEIVGTSVKKSTVQDKERIKQVLKHDKHMFEYMAARELYAMLSEHRADIMLSGGRTQFIALKAKTPWLDINQERQHPYAGYAGMVELVRQIDLAIHNPVWSQVRQPAPWDCQPDLKDELPCTKKESGHLFDEFAGATAHEFSEC, via the coding sequence CCTCCCTCAGCGCCAAAATCAAGGACGCCTTCGATGAGCCCGCCTGCGATAAGAACCGTGGCAAAGATGCCAAGGCGCGCAAGGAGGGCTGCTCGAAGTCGCTGACACCAGGGGCGGCAGCCGGCGGCTGCGCCTTTGACGGAGCCAAGATCGTCCTGCAGCCGATCACCGACGTTGCGCATCTGGTCCATGCGCCGCTCGCCTGCGAGGGCAATTCTTGGGACAACCGTGGTGCGGTTTCGTCAGGGCCGACCTTGTGGCGGACAAGCTTCACGACCGACCTCACCGAACTCGACCTGGTGATGGGGCAGGGCGAGCGGAAACTCTTCAAGGCGATCCGCGAGATCAAGCACACATACGCGCCGCCGGCGATCTTCGTCTACTCAACTTGCGTAACGGCGCTGATCGGTGACGACATCGAGGCCGTGTGCAAACGCGCCACGGAAAAGTTCGGTTTGGCCGTGGTGCCGATCAATGCGCCTGGCCTGGCAGGCTCCAAGAACCTCGGCAACAAGCTCGCCGCCGAGGCGTTGCTCGATCATGTCATCGGCACGGTCGAACCCGACGACCCCGGGCCCTACGACATCAACATCCTTGGCGAATTCAACCTCTCGGGCGAATTCTGGCTTGTAAAGCCGCTCCTCGATCGGCTCGGCATCCGGGTGCGCGCCTGCATTCCCGGCGATGCGCGTTACCGCGACATTGCTTCCGCGCACCGCGCCCGGGCGGCAATGATCGTGTGCTCGACCGCGCTGATCAGTCTTGCCCGCAAGATGGAGGAGCGCTGGGACATCCCGTTCTTCGAGGGCTCCTTCTATGGCATCTCCGACACATCGCAAGCTCTTCGCAACCTTGTCAGGCTGCTGGTGAGGAAGGGCGCCGATCCGGAGATCCTCGAGCGCACGGAGACGCTGATCGCGCAGCAGGAGGCGATCGCGTGGAAGAAACTCGAATCCTACCGGCAAAGGCTCCAAGGCAAGCGCGTGCTGCTCAACACAGGCGGTGTGAAGTCCTGGTCGGTTGTCCGTGCGCTGATGGAGATCGGAATCGAGATCGTCGGCACCTCGGTCAAGAAATCTACGGTGCAGGACAAGGAGCGCATCAAACAAGTTCTCAAGCACGACAAGCATATGTTCGAATACATGGCTGCGCGCGAGCTGTACGCCATGCTCTCTGAACACAGGGCCGATATCATGCTGTCGGGCGGTCGCACGCAATTCATTGCGCTCAAGGCCAAGACGCCCTGGCTCGATATCAACCAGGAGCGCCAGCACCCTTATGCCGGCTATGCCGGCATGGTGGAACTCGTACGCCAGATCGACCTCGCCATTCACAATCCGGTCTGGTCTCAGGTGCGCCAGCCGGCCCCGTGGGATTGCCAGCCTGATCTAAAAGACGAACTGCCATGCACGAAGAAGGAGTCCGGGCACCTGTTCGATGAATTCGCCGGCGCGACGGCACACGAGTTCAGCGAGTGTTGA
- a CDS encoding universal stress protein, which translates to MEFKSIFSVTGADHSDEDLTTAAGLCAEVGAHLSVLIIPPPLLLMSSPPPEWNTGRAQAIAVPNYRFQQIEKFSQDVTRMERRSADILKRLKAMSLSCDVDTDYCDPASLGEVARQRALCADLTIVGGDLLNDETLGPPVVNGCLFDSGKPVLIVPKGVKATLSPRRVLVGWDSRVEASRAVREALSILSAAKEVCVAMVDPKAQNNGKGAQSGADIAAYLTRHGARVSVDLLKSAGKSAGTVLTQHANDICADMMVMGAYGSRGLRERIFGGPPSWSFGKTTLPLFLAR; encoded by the coding sequence ATGGAATTTAAAAGCATATTCAGTGTGACGGGTGCTGATCATTCTGATGAGGACCTCACAACAGCTGCCGGACTGTGTGCCGAGGTCGGCGCGCACCTATCGGTACTCATTATACCGCCTCCATTGCTCTTGATGTCGTCTCCGCCCCCCGAATGGAATACAGGACGTGCACAGGCAATTGCAGTACCGAACTATCGATTTCAGCAAATCGAGAAATTTTCACAGGACGTGACCAGAATGGAAAGACGGTCCGCGGATATCCTCAAAAGGCTGAAAGCTATGTCGCTTTCCTGTGACGTTGACACCGACTATTGCGATCCGGCTAGCCTCGGTGAAGTGGCACGACAGCGGGCGCTCTGCGCTGACCTGACGATCGTTGGAGGAGACCTCCTCAACGATGAGACTCTCGGACCTCCTGTTGTCAACGGCTGCTTGTTCGATAGCGGAAAGCCGGTGCTCATCGTGCCGAAGGGCGTTAAGGCGACGCTGTCGCCTCGACGCGTGCTGGTCGGCTGGGATTCGCGTGTAGAGGCCTCGCGTGCGGTTCGGGAAGCTCTTAGTATCCTATCCGCTGCCAAGGAAGTCTGTGTCGCTATGGTCGATCCAAAGGCGCAAAACAACGGGAAAGGCGCGCAGTCTGGAGCTGACATCGCTGCCTATCTTACTCGGCACGGTGCTCGGGTCTCCGTTGACCTGCTTAAGAGCGCCGGCAAATCGGCGGGCACAGTGCTGACCCAGCACGCGAACGACATCTGTGCTGACATGATGGTTATGGGTGCTTATGGCAGCCGTGGGCTGCGTGAGCGGATTTTCGGCGGTCCGCCGAGCTGGAGCTTTGGGAAGACCACATTGCCGCTGTTTTTGGCTCGCTGA
- a CDS encoding exopolysaccharide production repressor protein — MVYFALDSLRVAVVTTLACSLLLQAGYFGRVLFLIWQSSSRARGTRHRGQHADGYRKARVPVV; from the coding sequence ATGGTTTACTTCGCTTTGGATTCGCTCCGTGTGGCAGTCGTCACGACGCTGGCCTGTTCGCTGCTGCTTCAGGCCGGCTACTTCGGCCGCGTGCTCTTTCTGATCTGGCAGTCCTCTAGCCGCGCTCGTGGAACTCGCCACAGGGGCCAGCATGCCGATGGTTACAGGAAAGCTCGGGTACCAGTCGTCTGA
- the nifX gene encoding nitrogen fixation protein NifX, whose translation MNAVRRLSLVSSEVFAPMPERRKGALRVAIATQDMQDLNAHFGSARRFAVYDVTREEWNLVEAVAFDDVSDESGEHRAERDDRITPKVDALKGCQILFCLAIGGPSAAKLVAAKIHPIKVAEPQSIPQVLLRTQMMLRTCPPPWLRKVLARAGIAEKKPSFEDED comes from the coding sequence ATGAACGCTGTTCGCCGCCTCTCGCTGGTCAGTAGTGAGGTTTTCGCCCCGATGCCTGAACGACGTAAGGGCGCATTGCGCGTTGCGATCGCCACTCAGGACATGCAGGACCTCAACGCCCATTTCGGGTCGGCCAGGCGCTTTGCTGTCTACGACGTGACGCGCGAGGAATGGAATCTCGTAGAAGCCGTGGCCTTCGATGACGTGTCCGATGAAAGCGGGGAGCATCGGGCCGAGCGCGATGATCGCATCACGCCAAAGGTGGATGCGCTCAAGGGCTGTCAGATCCTGTTTTGTCTGGCAATTGGCGGCCCTTCGGCAGCCAAGCTTGTCGCGGCAAAAATCCACCCGATCAAAGTGGCGGAGCCCCAATCGATCCCACAGGTGCTCTTGCGCACGCAGATGATGCTCAGGACGTGTCCTCCGCCTTGGCTGCGCAAGGTGCTGGCGCGAGCGGGCATTGCCGAAAAGAAACCGTCCTTCGAGGACGAGGACTGA
- a CDS encoding 1-aminocyclopropane-1-carboxylate deaminase, giving the protein MLEKFERYPLTFGPTPIERLDRLGKHLGDKVEIYVKREDCNSGLAFGGNKLRKLEYIVPDAIASDADTLVTIGGVQSNHTRMVAAVAAKIGMKCLLVQESWVPHDDAVYDRVGNILLSRIMGAEVRLVDEGFDIGIRRSWEKALYEVKARGGRPYAIPAGASVHKYGGLGYVGFAEEVRAQEEQLGFAFDYIVVCTVTGSTHGGMLVGFAKDGRQRNVIGIDASAMPAKTKAQVLGIAQNTAKLVHLGAEIVEADVVLFMDYAYPGYGVPSEETKEAIRLCARLEGMITDPVYEGKSMQGMIDLVQRGFFPQGSRVLYAHLGGAPAINGYGYTFRNG; this is encoded by the coding sequence ATGCTGGAAAAATTCGAACGTTATCCGCTCACCTTTGGACCCACGCCGATCGAGAGGCTCGACCGCCTCGGCAAGCATCTGGGCGACAAGGTGGAAATCTACGTCAAACGCGAGGACTGCAACTCCGGTCTCGCGTTCGGCGGAAACAAGCTGCGCAAGCTCGAATACATTGTGCCCGACGCGATCGCGTCAGATGCCGATACGCTCGTCACAATCGGTGGCGTGCAGTCCAACCATACGCGCATGGTCGCTGCGGTCGCCGCCAAGATCGGCATGAAATGCCTCCTGGTCCAGGAGAGCTGGGTCCCACATGATGATGCTGTCTACGACCGGGTCGGCAATATCCTCTTGAGCCGCATCATGGGGGCAGAGGTGCGCCTGGTTGACGAGGGCTTTGACATCGGCATCCGCCGCAGCTGGGAAAAGGCACTTTATGAAGTCAAGGCAAGGGGCGGCAGGCCATATGCGATACCTGCCGGCGCCTCTGTCCACAAATACGGCGGCCTGGGCTATGTGGGGTTCGCTGAGGAGGTGCGTGCCCAGGAAGAGCAGCTTGGGTTTGCCTTCGACTATATCGTCGTCTGTACGGTGACTGGTTCAACCCACGGCGGCATGCTCGTCGGGTTCGCCAAGGATGGTCGACAGCGCAACGTGATCGGTATCGATGCCTCCGCCATGCCCGCCAAGACCAAGGCGCAGGTGCTTGGCATCGCCCAAAATACAGCGAAGCTCGTCCACCTCGGAGCGGAAATTGTCGAGGCAGACGTGGTGTTGTTCATGGACTACGCGTACCCGGGTTATGGCGTTCCATCGGAGGAAACCAAAGAGGCAATCCGTTTGTGCGCGCGGCTCGAGGGCATGATTACGGACCCCGTTTACGAGGGCAAATCGATGCAAGGGATGATCGACCTCGTCCAGAGGGGCTTCTTTCCACAGGGATCGAGGGTCCTCTACGCACATCTAGGCGGCGCACCGGCGATCAACGGGTACGGCTACACCTTTCGCAACGGCTGA
- a CDS encoding TlpA disulfide reductase family protein, producing MELRMGSPAPALKVENWLRGEPLTSLRPGKVYLVEFWATWCRPCVHAMPHLIELQEKYKDSGFEIIGVAACEKAATADEARTNVDAWLTEKFPNLNYRTAFDCTGEMKKLWLEPSSSFGIPTSFVVDRDGHIAYIGHPAPLDDVLPKVLNGSWRSSYEAKAVDAKRISRVRESSLSQPIYAKLGPAMQDEDWAAALLAIEEGLAVMPDSFDFRRVHADILLHKLRDIKTGLPLMRELVEDAINKKFEAMSWVVMALNQLFHPTIDNSHLPHDDRFAMGKELSEQILELNPPQGDGDFKFGCYFPVAQYYYESGNKDRAIELIEVAIKSLDHSEPVPDQTKQRYLTSLLQALANYTGEPACHAGLCVAPQNKTSETQNAVTS from the coding sequence ATGGAACTGCGTATGGGGTCCCCGGCTCCTGCGCTGAAAGTGGAGAACTGGCTGCGTGGCGAGCCCCTCACGAGCCTTCGGCCCGGCAAGGTCTACCTCGTTGAATTTTGGGCGACTTGGTGCCGACCATGTGTCCACGCCATGCCCCATTTGATCGAACTGCAGGAGAAATATAAAGACAGCGGATTTGAGATTATCGGAGTCGCAGCTTGCGAAAAGGCTGCAACCGCGGACGAAGCGCGGACCAACGTGGATGCCTGGCTGACCGAGAAGTTCCCGAATCTGAATTATCGGACAGCGTTCGATTGCACTGGCGAAATGAAAAAGCTCTGGCTGGAACCCAGCTCTTCGTTCGGGATTCCCACCTCGTTCGTGGTCGACCGCGACGGCCACATCGCTTATATCGGCCACCCGGCACCTCTCGATGACGTTTTGCCGAAAGTCCTTAACGGCAGCTGGCGCAGCAGCTATGAAGCGAAAGCCGTCGATGCAAAGCGAATCTCGCGTGTGCGCGAATCGTCGCTGAGTCAGCCGATATACGCCAAACTTGGGCCGGCGATGCAGGACGAGGATTGGGCAGCGGCACTATTGGCCATCGAAGAAGGCCTCGCCGTGATGCCAGACTCTTTTGATTTTCGGCGGGTTCATGCGGATATTCTGCTTCACAAGCTGCGCGACATCAAAACCGGCTTGCCGCTTATGCGCGAATTGGTCGAGGACGCGATCAACAAAAAGTTCGAAGCGATGTCTTGGGTGGTGATGGCGCTGAACCAACTCTTCCATCCCACGATCGACAACTCCCATCTTCCGCATGATGATCGCTTTGCGATGGGCAAGGAGCTCTCCGAACAGATCCTGGAACTTAATCCTCCGCAAGGCGATGGAGACTTTAAATTCGGGTGTTACTTTCCGGTCGCTCAGTATTATTACGAGAGCGGCAACAAGGACCGGGCGATCGAGTTGATCGAGGTGGCAATCAAATCGCTGGACCATTCGGAGCCAGTGCCGGACCAAACCAAACAGCGCTACCTCACCTCGTTGCTCCAAGCCCTGGCCAACTACACGGGTGAGCCTGCCTGTCACGCGGGTCTCTGTGTGGCTCCGCAAAACAAGACTTCCGAAACTCAAAACGCTGTCACTTCCTGA
- a CDS encoding CCE_0567 family metalloprotein yields the protein MRAAIAKMALQDLVEGLPGKWADIQEVAEKTQAVYAELDVAKRELASMKNLG from the coding sequence TTGCGTGCAGCTATTGCCAAGATGGCATTGCAGGACCTCGTCGAGGGTCTGCCGGGCAAGTGGGCCGACATACAGGAAGTCGCCGAGAAAACCCAAGCCGTTTATGCCGAGTTGGATGTTGCCAAGAGAGAACTCGCTTCAATGAAGAATTTAGGATGA
- a CDS encoding response regulator transcription factor, with protein sequence MKKPLVLICSQDAEFYLLYSHILEVDGFSSETADGAKAALALAEQRELQAVVLDCDPASINGSAICAHLKREPRTTDLPIIALIAPGAEHQHLDLLKAGVESFVRPVAPAKLLDCLRARLGLTKRGPNGVENDSWICCGGLEMKLDAHRVRGNGHDIHLGRIDFNVLRLMIEAPGKVFSRDELIGAAWLPNIHVGARTVDVHISRIRRALKTALPGSVIRTVRSAGYSLEKPDD encoded by the coding sequence ATGAAGAAGCCGCTGGTCCTGATCTGCTCGCAAGATGCCGAGTTCTATCTGCTCTACAGCCACATACTGGAGGTTGACGGTTTCAGCAGTGAGACGGCAGACGGCGCGAAGGCTGCGCTGGCCTTGGCCGAACAACGGGAGCTTCAGGCCGTAGTGCTGGATTGCGACCCAGCCAGCATAAACGGGTCCGCAATTTGCGCCCACCTCAAGCGGGAACCGCGCACCACCGACCTGCCTATCATCGCCCTGATCGCGCCTGGCGCCGAGCACCAGCACCTCGATCTCTTGAAGGCAGGCGTTGAGAGCTTTGTGCGGCCGGTGGCTCCGGCCAAGCTGCTCGACTGCCTGCGGGCGAGGCTCGGGCTGACCAAGCGTGGTCCGAACGGGGTTGAAAACGACAGTTGGATTTGTTGTGGAGGCCTGGAGATGAAGCTCGATGCCCATCGGGTTCGCGGTAATGGCCACGACATCCATCTCGGACGGATCGATTTCAACGTGCTGCGGCTTATGATTGAGGCCCCCGGCAAGGTCTTCAGCCGGGACGAGCTTATCGGGGCGGCCTGGCTGCCCAACATTCATGTCGGTGCACGCACCGTCGATGTCCATATCAGCCGAATCAGGAGGGCGCTGAAAACGGCCTTGCCCGGCAGCGTCATTCGCACCGTCAGGTCGGCCGGCTACTCGCTCGAGAAGCCGGACGACTGA